A stretch of the Ostrea edulis chromosome 9, xbOstEdul1.1, whole genome shotgun sequence genome encodes the following:
- the LOC130050355 gene encoding prominin-1-like encodes MRSIIWCAFCVWCLCIGPTVGGNGGFTLAPGLASPDYKADEAKYQDGGMGPLYNFARKFINMCLSDIEDVIEVIKTAIKGDMSTDPQELLSVVKDNFLGFIISVVVGILFIVIFPIVGCCFCCCRLSCEACCAQPKEEDPNVSCKKAVYGTILFVIVAFTAAGNICVYVSNDRISLSLTELVDNVDTNLDDLELFMDYTTKQIELIRTNFQATKTEINDRLDTSKLSETLQNKAVSLLTGGAVQELQKDINELTGAITRINNGKTSFTAACNNLNPTPCASTPMNLPTIPNIDISKEATTSIKNQIDTALGGTTTAIDSAKTQLDQANTQIDDLVTNTKDAIQKGDTVNINGTKTMVKDNSDFIKPFDKYRWYAGIGCAGIVSLILALYCCGICFGCCGGRSVNDPLEKGCVSNCAGRLMIGALVFIFVFCPLLMLITTLMYIPGAFLERYICQPLTDPNLQFIDELVNEFESNLETFLKHETGHEMTLKTFFGNCKNNQAIYKALDLEHLTLFTFKFSDLEMKVQHIMNDMRTKGTQGMGTMMTDTTGYGGSNLLPQSLQTTLNNVKSAMASFDVNAFDNGLKAMEMLVKSLEPNHPSSMDIKVMNKALEDMKAGKSQLSKQKLNIPSAVDRVKIQLQNATTTMRTNGMKNIAQSFINDTVDIVDIYFKDVKFKVHNEIGRCQPLWNLYNSIVKISLCEYIVDAFNGFWFSIGWCIFFLLPGAVIGTKLSNFLRDVEYTYDNKHDAESGGTKRTKRNQVGHKDDDDD; translated from the exons ATGCGGTCAATAATTTGGTGTGCTTTCTGTGTGTGGTGTTTGTGTATTGGCCCGACGGTGGGGGGAAATGGTGGGTTCACACTGGCGCCGGGCCTGGCTTCCCCGGATTATAAAGCGGACGAAGCTAAATACCAGGATGGAGGAATGGGACCATTGTATAATTTTGCCCGAAAGTTCATCAATATGTGTTTATCAGATATTGAAGATGTGATAGAAG tgatAAAGACTGCGATAAAGGGTGACATGAGTACAGATCCACAGGAACTGCTCAGCGTG GTGAAGGACAACTTTTTGGGATTTATTATTTCGGTGGTGGTAGGAATCCTCTTTATCGTCATCTTCCCTATCGTGGGGTGCTGCTTCTGTTGTTGCAGACTTTCCTGTGAAGCTTGTTGTGCCCAACCAAAGGAAGAAGATCCTAATGTGTCTTGCAAGAAGGCTGTTTATGGAACCATCCTCTTCGTCATCGTGGCCTTCACTGC agCTGGCAACATTTGTGTGTATGTGTCAAACGACAGGATTTCGCTTTCTCTAACAGAACTAGTAGACAATGTGGACACTAACTTAGACGACCTTGAACTGTTCATGGACTACACTACCAAG CAAATAGAGTTAATTCGTACGAATTTCCAGGCGACAAAGACTGAAATCAACGACAGACTTGACACATCAA AACTTTCGGAGACATTACAAAACAAAGCGGTGTCTTTATTGACAGGAGGAGCTGTACAAGAGCTACAGAAAG atataaacGAATTGACTGGTGCCATAACCAGAATTAACAACGGAAAGACGTCGTTTACAGCAGCGTGCAATAACTTGAATCCAACGCCTTGTGCATCAACCCCG ATGAACTTACCAACTATTCCAAATATCGATATATCAAAAGAG GCAACAACGAGTATTAAAAATCAGATAGATACGGCCCTAGGAGGCACCACTACAG CGATAGACTCGGCGAAAACACAATTAGACCAAGCTAACACTCAGATCGATGACCTGGTCACTAACACAAAGGACGCCATTCAGAAG gGAGACACAGTGAACATCAACGGAACTAAAACAATGGTGAAAGACAACTCGGATTTCATCAAACCATTTGATAAATATAG ATGGTACGCTGGTATCGGCTGTGCAGGTATTGTCTCCCTTATCCTTGCTCTCTACTGTTgtggaatatgttttggttgtTGTGGAGGACGATCTGTTAATGACCCTCTGGAAAAAGGTTGTGTGTCTAACTGTGCTGGACGGCTAATGATTGG GGCCCTCGTGTTCATATTCGTGTTCTGTCCCCTTCTGATGCTCATCACCACTTTGATGTACATTCCTGGAGCATTCCTGGAGAGGTACATCTGTCAGCCGCTGACCGATCCCAACCTGCAGTTCATAGACGAG CTTGTCAATGAATTTGAATCCAATTTGGAGACGTTTCTCAAGCACGAAACAGGCCATGAAATGACGCTAAAGACGTTCTTCGG TAACTGTAAAAATAATCAAGCAATCTACAAAGCATTGGACCTGGAACATCTAACACTTTTTACATTCAAGTTTTCCGATTTGGAAATGAAAGTACAGCATATAATGAAT GACATGAGAACCAAGGGTACCCAGGGAATGGGGACAATGATGACGGATACAACAGGATATGGGGGATCCAATCTCCTGCCTCAGAGCCTACAAACGACTTTGAATAATGTGAAGAGTGCAATGGCGTCATTTGACGTCAACGCATTCGATAACGGT TTAAAGGCCATGGAGATGTTAGTTAAGTCTTTGGAACCAAATCATCCG AGTTCCATGGATATCAAGGTTATGAATAAAGCTCTG GAAGACATGAAAGCAGGCAAATCTCAGCTTTCAAAGCAGAAATTGAATATTCCG AGTGCAGTGGACAGGGTGAAAATACAGTTGCAAAATGCGACAACAACTATGAGAACGAATGGAATGAAAAAT ATTGCTCAATCGTTTATCAACGATACAGTTgacatcgtcgatatatatttcaaagacGTTAAATTTAAA GTACATAATGAAATAGGACGCTGCCAGCCCCTGTGGAATCTGTACAACTCTATCGTTAAAATATCTCTCTGTGAATACATTGTCGATGCTTTT